DNA from Chitinophaga pendula:
TGATACAGGTGGATTCGTCGCCAACAGCGATGACGTCTTCGAACGCGAGATCCGCAAACAGGTGAAGATCGCTATGGAAGAAGCCAATGTGCTCATCTTCATGTGCGATGTGGCCACCGGCATCACCGACCTCGATGCCGATGTAGCCGATCTGTTGCGCCGCTCGGCCAAACCCGTATTCCTCGTCGTGAATAAAGTGGATAATGCGCAACGACAGCTCGAAGCGACCGAATTCTACAGCCTCGGATTCGAACATGTATTCTTCCTCTCCTCCATGAGCGGCAGCGGTACCGGCGAATTGCTGGACGAAGTAGCAGCCCTCATCACAGACGATCAACTCGTCGAAGCATCAGAAGAAGAACTGCCCAAAATCGCCATCATCGGCCAGCCTAATACCGGTAAATCCTCCTTGCTCAACGCACTGGTAGGTGAGGAGCGGAACATTGTATCCGATATCGCCGGCACCACCCGCGATACCATCCACACCCGTTATAAACTGTTCCAGAAAGACTTCGTACTCATAGATACCGCCGGTATACGCCGTAAGACAAAAGTAAACGAAGACCTGGAATTCTACTCCGTCATCCGCGCCATCAAAGCAATGGATGAAGCCGACGTATGTATCCTCATGCTCGATGCCGAAAAAGGAATCACCGCTCAGGATCTTAGCATCTTCAGCCTTGCCTCCCGCAAAGGAAAAGGAATGGTCGTTGTAGTCAACAAATGGGACCTGATAGAAAAAGAAACCAATACCGCCCGCGATTACGAAAAAATACTTAAAGAACGACTCGCTCCCTTCACCGACGTACCTATCATCTTCACATCCGTAACGGAGAAACAACGTATCTTCAAAGCAATAGAAGAAGCATTACGCGTATACGACAACAGACAACGTAAAATACAGACCTCCAAATTGAACGAGGTGATGCTGAAAGCTATCGAAGCATTCCACCCACCCGTAGTAAGAGGTACTCCCATCCGTATCAAGTACGTTACGCAACTGCCAACCCGTACACCGGCCTTCGCTTTCTTCGCCAACCTGCCGGACGATATCAAACAACCGTATAAAAACTACCTGGAAAACCAGCTCAGAACCCACTTCGACTTTGAGGGCGTTCCGTTAAAGCTGTTCTTCCGTAAGAAATAAAACCGGGTTTATCCCCACTTCCCGCCCAGTATTTTACTTGTCAAAGTACAATACTGGGCTTTTTAATACCCCTTCCCCTGATTCTCATTGCTGTGTTTTATTAATAAATGCTTGATAAATAGCACCTTAATAACTCATCTATAATCCCTTTACTATATTTAAATATTATATAGTATTTGAAAATATTTGTATAAATTTGCGCCGATCTTATCAAAAACAATCAAACAAATGAAAAAAGTATTTCTGTTTGCCATCGCTGCTGGTATGTTCTTCGTAGCCTGCAATAGCGGTAACTCTAGCGCTACTACCGATTCTACAACAACTCCTGCTGTTGACACTATGTCTGCTGCTCCGGTTGTTGATTCAGTAGCAGCTCCTGCTGTTGATTCTGCTGCTCACGTTGATTCTGCCGCTCACGCTGCTGACACTACTGCTAAGCACTAAGATCGTCCCTTGCTTAGACAACGTTAGTAGGACCGTTGCCGATGGCAGCGGTCTTTTTTATATCCATAAACGAAAACCCCGCTAAATAGTAAGGCCCTTCCACTAACGGAAAGGGCCTTACTATCTATAGCTTACCTGGATAGTCAGCTCATCGTTGCTTCTGCAGCTCTTGCAAAGCACGCTTCATCACAGGGTCTTCCGCATTGATGATCTCGTAAAACCCTTCACTACGCCACAGCTGACGCGCCAACATCGCCTTGATACGACCTTTGATCTCCACCTCGTCACGTGCACTTAGCTTATCCGTATTAGGCACACTGTCCTTGCGGGCAAAAGACAGGAATTCATTATATGTCGCCGGTGTCGTCTGGTACTGCTTATTGAAGGTCTCCGCATTCTTATACTGGGAGAATTCAGCTTTGTGTGTGCTGTAATGCTGATAAGCGAAATTGCCGAAAATATTACGTGTATACATCTCAGATACTGCCCGGGAGAAACGGGAAGTATCAAAAGGAATAAAAATATCAGGAGTAATACCACCACCGCCATATACGATACGGCCTTTGGCTGTCTTGTAGGGCACCGTATCAGTAGGTTTGATACTGTCTTTATTTAAGAACTCGCCGTGGTTGAAGCGGTTTACAATATCCTCATCATAAGCTTCCCGTCCTTCGTTATAAGGTTTCTGTATACTTCTGCCGGAAGGAATGTAATAACGCGCTACCGTCAGGCGTAAAGCACCCCCATTACTCAGGTCGTATTGTTCCTGTACCAGCCCCTTCCCAAAGGTCCGGCGGCCAATGATAACACCACGGTCCCAATCCTGCACAGCTCCCGCCAGGATCTCACTGGCAGAGGCAGAACCCTCATCTGTCAAAATCGCCAGACCGCCTTTCTCAAACATACCAGGACGATTACACTTATAGTCCGTACGGGGATAACTCTTCCCTTGCGTATAAAGAATCAATTTATTGTCGTCCAGCAGCTCATCTGCAATACGGGTCGCTGCGTCCAGGAACCCGCCCGGATTCTGACGCAGGTCGATCACCAGCTTCTTCATGCCCTGCTGCTCCAGCTTACGCATGGCATCCAGGAACTCTTTGAACGTAGTAGCAGAAAACTTACTGATCTTGATATAGCCGATCTCCGGAGTAGCCATATAACTGGCATCCACACTATACAAAGGGATCAAACCCCGTTTGATTGTGATAGGCACCATCTTCTGCTGACGCAGCATGGTTACCTTCACCTCCGAATCCTTCGGTCCGCGCAGGAACTTCCGGATACGCTCATTCGTAATATGATTGCCCGCCACCAGCGAGTCGCCTACCTTAATGATCTTGTCGCCAGTCTGTACACCCGCCGTCTCGGAAGGCCCTCCCGCCAGCACGGCAACAATATTCACGGTATCTGCCGTAATATTGAACTCTACACCAATACCTTCAAAATTACCTTCCAGGTCTTCATTCACCTCCTGCAGATGGGACGGTGGAATATATACCGAGTGAGGGTCCAGGTGACTTAATAATCCCTCAATGGCTTCCTGCTGCAAACTCGCTACCTGCAGGGTATCTACATATTTGGCCTTCAGCAGGTCCATGACCTCCTGCAAAGCCCCGCGGTTACCACGGTTAAACAATATCACACCCCCTCCTGTCTGTGATCCGGGCATCTTGTATCCTAAATACATACCCAATGCCAGCACCACGGCAAACAATAAGGGTTGAAAGTAGTTCAGTTTCCTGTTATTCGACATAAGTATATTTATTGGCGGCTCCCGCGACAATAGCTGGATAATCAAATTTACCTGGCGGTAGCATCAAAATGCGGAGTGCATACGTAACATCCCATGCAATCCCCTGTGCCATTTCATTATCGCAAAACTTGAAATCCCGGTATCCTAACTTGCTTTAGTGACTTCCTTTTAATTAAATTGTGACAAAAATAGTATAAATCAAGAGCAAACCATATTGCACCTCTTTAATTTCATAAATTACGGTTATGTCTGGAAATGTAAAGCTGATAGCAGATAGTGGCTCCACAAAAACAGATTGGTGCCTCCTTACAAATGGTCAGCCTGTAAGATATCAGACACAGGGTATCAGCCCCTACTTTCAGGATGCTACCCAGATCAGGGCAATAATCGAGCAGGAACTGTTCCCGCAACTGCCCGCAGGCACCACCATTGGCGAAGTATATTACTACGGTACCGGCTGTATGTATCCGAAGAATGCTGAACTGTTACAAGGCGTACTCACCGCCGTATGGCCCGATATCATCATTCAGGTCTCCCACGACCTGATGGCAGCCGCCAGAGGACTATGCGGCCACGAACCCGGTGTCGCTTGTATATTAGGGACCGGCTCCAACTCCTGCTATTATAACGGAACGGATATCGTCAAGAATAATCCTGGCCTGGGGTTCATCCTCGGAGACGAAGGCAGTGGCGCCTACCTGGGCAAAAAACTGCTACAGTACTACCTGTATCACTCCCTCGACGAAGAACTACGCATCCGTTTCGACGCAAAGTATAACACAACGAAAGACGAAATACTGGAAAATACCTATCGCAAACCAATGGCCAATCGCTACCTGGCAGGATTTAGCACCTTCCTCTCAGAAAATCGTGGACATTTCATGATCGAAAATATCCTCGAAGATGGCCTCAACGAATTTTTCTTCAATCATATTTACAAATACCGGGAAAGCTGGACCCAGCCACTCCATTTCACCGGCAGCATTGCCTGGCACTTCGGCGATATCATCCGCGAACTGTGCGAACTCTATGAGCTTCAGCTGGGCCAGATATTACGCAGCCCGCTCGACGGATTGATCAGCTATCACCGCTAAGGCGCCGGCACCTTATAGCAGGATGTTGTAAGTTTGTAGTCTATTTCCATTCTCAAAATCGAAAATTAAAACAAGGATGTCCTTTATCAGGGTAACAGAACAAGCGTCTCCTTACCGTCACCTGGAGCAAATGAGCGTAACAGATATATTGACAAATATCAACAGGGAAGACCAGACCGTACCCCTCGCCGTGCAGAAAGCCATACCGCAGATAGCGCAACTGATCACTGTAATCGCAGATAAAATGCTGGCAGGTGGAAGACTCTTCTATATGGGAGCAGGTACCAGCGGCAGGTTAGGGATCGTAGACGCTTCGGAATGTCCCCCCACCTTCGGTGTCCCCCACGGACTCGTAGTCGGTATCATCGCCGGCGGCGACAATGCCATCCGCAAAGCCGTAGAATTTGCAGAAGATGACCGCGAACAGGGTTGGAAAGACCTCCAGGCATATAATATCAATGATAAAGATGTAGTAATAGGCATCGCCGCCAGCGGTACCACCCCCTATGTGATCGGCGCCCTCCAGCAATGCCGGCAACAGGGCATCGTCACCGGTAGCATCTGCTGCAACCAAAACGCCCCCCTCTCCGCCGCCGCCGACTACCCCGTAGAAGTAGTGGTAGGTCCCGAATTCGTTACCGGTAGCACCCGGATGAAAAGCGGCACCGCCCAGAAACTTGTACTCAACATGATCTCCACCGCCGTAATGATCCAGCTGGGTAGGGTGGAAGACAATAAAATGGTCAACATGCAACTCAGTAACGATAAGCTGGTAGACAGAGGCGTACACATGCTCATGGAACAACTCAACCTGTCCGATTATGACCAGGCACGTACCCTCCTGTTGGAAGCCGGCAGCGTGAAAAAAGCAGTGGAAACCTATCAGCAGCGACAGGCATAGGCACTCTCTATAACGTACTCAAAATTTCGAAATCTAACAAGTCCGATTTAAATAGCAAATGATTTAATTTGCCGCCGGAGAACGGGCCTCACACCGGCTCCGGAAAGGAAAGATCATGCACGATATCGAACCATATTATAATTGGCGGCACTTGTATACGGCAGAAGAAGACGAACTCTCTCCCTTCTACGGCAGAGAATACAGCGAATTCGAATTCTCTAACACCGTATATAATTATTATGTACACCCGCAGTGGGATGAGTTCGGATCCCGCAACCTTTATATCAAAATATTGTTCGCTGACTACCAGTTCAATTTCGCCATCATAGAACTGCTGGGCGAATGGAACGACGCCATAGAAAATGATATCATGACCCTCAAACGCGACGTCATCGACATCATGATCTCAAATGGCATCAATAAATTTATCCTTATCACCGAAAATGTTATGAATTTCCATTCTTCCGATGATTGTTACTATGAAGAATGGTGGGAGGATATTAAAGACGACGGAGGCTGGATCGTCAGTGTCAATATGCCGGAACAAACCAGGCAGGAATTCGAGAAAGCACGCCTGCATTACTATATACACCTCCTGAATGAGGAAAAATGGCGCACCTTCCAGCCGCTGCACCTGTTCAACCTGATCGACAACGCTATGATGAAACGGCTGGAATAACCTGCCGCCTCCCCCGGAGCATCCAGAACATTTTGAGGCCCGGGAATGTTGCTAATATATTGGCTAAAACGCAGTTATAGAAAACCTGCGACCCTGTACTTGTTTTCTGACAGGGCCCGAAAACTGAGAAATATCATTTGGTTTTAATTTTTCCTGCGTTAAATTTGCCCGACATTTCGAAATATTATCATATTACTCTAGGAAGCTTAATTTATGAAGTGGTCACAATTCTTCAACACCTCTATCGGTAAGAAATTATTAGTAGGGGCTACCGGTCTGTTCTTATGTAGTTTTGTCTTGGTGCACCTCGCCGGTAATATCCAGCTAATGTACGATGACGGCGGTAAGGCATTTAATGCTTACGCTGCATTTATGGGCCACAACAGTCTCATCCAGTTTATCGCCTGGGGCCTCAAGATCATTATCCTGCTGCATGCTATCATCGCCATCCAACTGACATTGCGCAACAGAGCAGCCCGCCCTGTAAAGTACGCTATGAACCCCGGTAACGCTACCTCCTCCTGGTACAGCCGCCAAATGGCAATCATGGGTAGTATCCTTTTCATCTTCATCGTAGTGCATCTCTCCGACTTCTGGTGGAAATTCCACTACGGCGCGGTACCCATGGCTGAATACGACGGCGAACAACTGAAAGATCTGTACACTACCGTACAGTATGCCTTCAAAGAACCCGTGATCGTGCTGCTGTATGTAATTGGTATGATCGCATTGTCTTTTCACCTCATTCACGGCTTCAAAAGCGCGTTCCAGACTTTTGGCCTGAACCATGTAAAATATAACGGATTGATCAACTTCGTTGGCGTATGGCTCTTTGGCGTCGCTATCCCCGTTGGTTTCGCCATTATTCCGTTGTATATATATTTCAAATAATTCAGATAAAGTAAGGATATATGTTGAATGCAAAAATTCCTGCCGGCCCGTTAGATAAAAAATGGGAAGACTATAAAGGACATTGTAAGCTGGTAAACCCTGCCAACAAACGTAACCTCGAGGTGATCATTGTGGGTACCGGCCTGGCAGGCGCTTCAGCAGCGGCGTCACTGGGTGAATTAGGTTATAAGGTGAAAGCATTTTGCTTCCAGGATAGTGCCCGCCGTGCACATAGCATCGCTGCCCAAGGGGGTATCAATGCTGCCAAAAACTATCAAAATGACGGAGACTCTGTCTTCCGTCTCTTTTATGATACCGTAAAAGGTGGTGACTATCGCGCCCGTGAGGCCAACGTACACCGCCTGGCAGAAGTAAGTGCCAATATCATCGACCAATGCGTAGCACAAGGTGTACCCTTCGCTCGCGAATACGGCGGCCTGCTCAGCAACCGCTCCTTCGGTGGTACCCAGGTACAACGTACCTTCTACGCTGCCGGCCAGACTGGTCAACAGCTCCTGCTAGGCGCCTACTCCGCCCTCGAACGCCAGGTAGCACTCGGCAATGTAAAGCTCTATAACCGCCACGAAATGCTCGACGTCGTAACCATCGACGGCAAAGCCCGCGGTATCATCGCCCGCGACCTCGTATCCGGTAAACTGGAACGCCACTTTGGTCATGCCGTATTACTCTGCAGCGGCGGATACGGAAACGTATTTTTCCTGTCTACCAACGCTATGGGCTCTAACGTAACAGCCGCCTGGAAAGCACATAAAAAAGGTGCTTACTTCGGTAACCCTTGCTTTACGCAGATCCACCCTACCTGTATCCCCGTTTCCGGTGAGCACCAATCCAAACTGACCCTCATGTCAGAATCACTGCGTAACGACGGTCGTATCTGGGTACCTAAGAAAAAAGACGATAATCGCAAAGCCGCCGACATACCCGAAGACGAAAGAGATTACTACCTCGAAAGAAGATATCCGGCCTTCGGTAACCTCGTACCTCGTGACGTGGCCTCCCGCGCCGCTAAAGAAAGATGCGATGCAGGCTACGGCGTGGGTAGCTCCAAACAGGCCGTATACCTCGATTACGCTTCCGCGATCATCCGCTACGGCCAGATCGAAGCAGGTAAACGCCAGCTGAGCAACGCCAGCGACGACGAAATACGCAAACTGGGTAAAGAAGTGGTAGCCGAAAAATACGGTAACCTGTTCGACATGTACGCCAAAATCACCGGCGAAAATCCATACGAAGTGCCCATGCGTATCTATCCCGCCGTACACTATACCATGGGCGGCCTCTGGGTAGACTATGAACTGATGACCTCCGTGCCTGGCCTCTACGCACTGGGTGAAGCTAACTTCTCCGATCACGGTGCTAACCGCCTCGGTGCCTCCGCACTCATGCAAGGCCTCGCTGATGGTTACTTCGTTATACCTTACACTGTCGGTAACTACCTGGCAGACGAAATCCGTACCAAAGCCATCCCTACCGATCACCCCGCATTCGTAGAAGCAGAACAGAAAGCAAAAGCTACCATCGACCAGCTTATGGGCATCCAGGGTAGCCGCTCTGTAGACTACTTCCACAAAAAATTGGGTAAGATCATGTGGGACAAATGCGGTATGGCACGTAATGAAGCCGGCCTTAAAGAAGCCATCGAAGAGATCAAAGCCCTCCGCGCTGAATTCTGGAAAGACGTACGTATCCCCGGCTCCGCCGACGAATTCAACCCGGAACTGGAAAAAGCCGGCCGCGTAGCCGACTTCCTCGAACTGGGTGAACTGATGTGCCTCGATGCCCTCAACCGCCGCGAATCCTGCGGAGGTCACTTCCGCGAAGAATCGCAGACCGAAGATGGAGAAGCGCTCCGTCACGATGACCAGTTCAGCTATGTAGCCGCCTGGGAATACAAAGGAGACAGCCACTACGAATTGCACAAAGAAGATCTCGAATTCGTTGAGTGTAAACCTACTCAGCGTTCTTACAAATAAAGCGTAAGGCTGTTCTTTGTAGAACCGCCGGTATTATAAATCAAATAATAGTCCAGCAGATATGGAACATTATAATATGAATCTCACACTTAAAGTGTGGAGACAAAAAAATAAAACAGATCAGGGCCGTTTTGAAACATACGACGTGAAAGATATCTCCTCCGAAATGTCTTTCCTGGAAATGTTTGATGTGTTGAATGAAAGACTGATCAACGAAGGAAAAGAGCCGATCGCATTCGACCACGACTGCCGCGAAGGTATCTGTGGTATGTGCTCCATGCATATTAATGGCCGCGCACATGGTCCATGGCAAGGTACTACCACCTGCCAGCTCCACATGCGTGCCTTTAAAAATGGAGACACCATCACCGTAGAACCCTGGAGAGCCGCCGCTTTCCCGGTTATTAAAGACCTCACCGTAGACCGTGGTGCATTCGACCGCATCATCGAAGCGGGGGGTTATATCTCCGTAAACACCGGTAACGCAGTAGACGCAAATGCCATCCCTATCGATAAGACCAAAGCAGATGCCGCCTTCGCAGCAGCTGCCTGTATCGGTTGCGGCGCTTGCGTGGCAGCGTGTAAAAACTCCTCTGCCATGCTCTTCGTATCCGCTAAGGTATCCCAGCTGGCACTGCTACCGCAAGGCCTGCCCGAGCGCACCTCCCGTGCCCTCAACATGGTAGCACAAATGGATAAAGAAGCCTTCGGCAGCTGTACCAACACCGGCGCCTGCGAAGCAGAATGCCCGAAAGAAATATCGCTGACCAACATCGCCCGCCTCAACCGCGAGTTTATCCGCGCCGGCTTCACCTCAGAAAAATAAGGAACCACCGTTCCATATCATATTGGCAAGGCTTTCCCACCCGGAAAGCCTTGCCCCTTTTATACCCCCTGCTAACCTGTTCCCCCTCCGTCCATCATTATCTACTTGCATAGTTTTGTAAAGATTATTATCATTAAGCCTAACCACGTTTAAATCTCTGGCTTATGTCTGATCAATCCCGCAGAAAGTTTATCAAACAACTGGGGAGCACAGCCGCTCTCCTGGGTGCCGGTTCCCTCGCCGCACTCGCAAAAGATGGTACCCCCATCGAAATATTAAAACCCGATCACCGCGTATCAGCCAATGATAAGATAAGAATAGCCTGTGTCGGAATGGGCATCATGGGCTTCGGCGACGTACAGACCGCCATCCGCGTACCAGGCGTAGAACTGGTTGGCGTAGCAGACCTCTACGATGGCCATCTCACCCGCTCCAAAGAAGTGTTCGGTAAAGACATATTCACTACCCGTGATTACAGAGAGCTGCTGGAACGTAAAGATATCGATGCCATCATCGTCGCTACACCGGACCATTGGCATGATACCATCTCTATCGCCGCCATGGAAAAAGGAAAAGCAGTATACTGCGAAAAACCTATGGTACAGCAGATCGAAGAAGGCCATAAAGTGATCGAAACACAACGTCGTACCAAAGCTGTCTTCCAGGTAGGTAGCCAACGTGTATCCAGCATCGCCATGGCAGAAGCCAAAAAGAGATACGAAGCAGGCGACATCGGACAACTGAATGTCGTGGAAGCTCGCATGGATCGTCATAGCGCACTCGGCGCCTGGCAGTACTCCATCCCGCCGGATGCCTCCCCTAAAACGATGGACTTCGATACCTTCCTGAAAGATACCGCCAAAGTACCCTTCGATCCCGTACGTTTCTTCCGCTGGCGTAACTACCAGGCCTACGGCACCGGCGTACCCGGCGACCTGTTCGTACACCTCATCACCGGATTACACTTTATCACCGGCTCCCTCGGCCCTGAACGTATATATGCCAGTGGTAACCTGGTACAATGGAAAGATGGCCGCGATGTCCCCGACGTAGTAGTAGCTATTATGGACTATCCCGCCACCAAAGAACACCCGGCATTTCAGATGACCCTCCGGGTTAACTTTGCTGATGGCGGCGGCGGTAGCGAATTTACCCGCCTGATAGGTACTGAAGGTGTCATGGAAATGGGCTGGAATGACTTTAAGCTGAAAAAACACCGGCTACCACAAGCACCCGGATATGGTGGATGGGATCTTTATAACACCTTCCCCAAAGCACAACAGGAAGAGTTCGTACGGCAATACAATGCTAAATACCCGCCGGAAACCCGTAAAGGAGATACCACAGAAAGCGCATTTGCCGCCCCTCCGGGCTACGACGACAGGTACGCACACTTCGTGAACTTCTTCGAGTCAATGCGTACAGGCAAGACCGTGGTAGAAGATGCCACTTTCGGCCTCCGTGCCGCAGGACCTGCACTCGCCGTTAATGAAAGCTATTTTAAAAAGAAGATCATCCAATGGGATCCAAAACAGATGAAGATCGTATAATAATATATAAAGCTTGTCTGTTGGCGTTATTAGGGCGCTAACAGACAAGCCCTATCACCTGGCAATGCCTGGAACAGTTTGATTAACCCGCAGGTAAAAAGGCCCCTTCCTACGCTCATATAACGGTTCTTCTTATTATCTTGGGATTTTTCCTAAATTTATTCCTACTTAAATTGCCTGTATGAAATTAATTCCGGGTACAATGCTATTGCTCGGGGCTATGACCCTGGCAGCCTGTAATCAAAAAAAAGGAACGATGACTGATAATAAAGAAACCATCACACCGCCGACCGCCGAGAAGATCAAAAAAGAATTGACAGAACACGGAGATACGCGTATTGACAACTACTACTGGATGAATGATCGCGAAGATCCCAAAGTAATCGCTTATCTCCAGGCTGAGAATAAATACCTCGACACCATCATGAAACCTCATGAGAAACTGAAAGGGAAATTATTCGAGGAAATGAAAGGCCGTATCATGGAAACAGATGTCAGTGCCCCCTACCTCAAAAGTGGCTATTACTACTATACCCGCTTCGAGCAGGGT
Protein-coding regions in this window:
- a CDS encoding Gfo/Idh/MocA family protein, which produces MSDQSRRKFIKQLGSTAALLGAGSLAALAKDGTPIEILKPDHRVSANDKIRIACVGMGIMGFGDVQTAIRVPGVELVGVADLYDGHLTRSKEVFGKDIFTTRDYRELLERKDIDAIIVATPDHWHDTISIAAMEKGKAVYCEKPMVQQIEEGHKVIETQRRTKAVFQVGSQRVSSIAMAEAKKRYEAGDIGQLNVVEARMDRHSALGAWQYSIPPDASPKTMDFDTFLKDTAKVPFDPVRFFRWRNYQAYGTGVPGDLFVHLITGLHFITGSLGPERIYASGNLVQWKDGRDVPDVVVAIMDYPATKEHPAFQMTLRVNFADGGGGSEFTRLIGTEGVMEMGWNDFKLKKHRLPQAPGYGGWDLYNTFPKAQQEEFVRQYNAKYPPETRKGDTTESAFAAPPGYDDRYAHFVNFFESMRTGKTVVEDATFGLRAAGPALAVNESYFKKKIIQWDPKQMKIV
- a CDS encoding succinate dehydrogenase cytochrome b subunit, whose product is MKWSQFFNTSIGKKLLVGATGLFLCSFVLVHLAGNIQLMYDDGGKAFNAYAAFMGHNSLIQFIAWGLKIIILLHAIIAIQLTLRNRAARPVKYAMNPGNATSSWYSRQMAIMGSILFIFIVVHLSDFWWKFHYGAVPMAEYDGEQLKDLYTTVQYAFKEPVIVLLYVIGMIALSFHLIHGFKSAFQTFGLNHVKYNGLINFVGVWLFGVAIPVGFAIIPLYIYFK
- the der gene encoding ribosome biogenesis GTPase Der, whose amino-acid sequence is MGFTVAIVGRPNVGKSTLFNRLLEQRKAIVDDVSGVTRDRQYGVADWNGKTFNVIDTGGFVANSDDVFEREIRKQVKIAMEEANVLIFMCDVATGITDLDADVADLLRRSAKPVFLVVNKVDNAQRQLEATEFYSLGFEHVFFLSSMSGSGTGELLDEVAALITDDQLVEASEEELPKIAIIGQPNTGKSSLLNALVGEERNIVSDIAGTTRDTIHTRYKLFQKDFVLIDTAGIRRKTKVNEDLEFYSVIRAIKAMDEADVCILMLDAEKGITAQDLSIFSLASRKGKGMVVVVNKWDLIEKETNTARDYEKILKERLAPFTDVPIIFTSVTEKQRIFKAIEEALRVYDNRQRKIQTSKLNEVMLKAIEAFHPPVVRGTPIRIKYVTQLPTRTPAFAFFANLPDDIKQPYKNYLENQLRTHFDFEGVPLKLFFRKK
- the murQ gene encoding N-acetylmuramic acid 6-phosphate etherase, with amino-acid sequence MSFIRVTEQASPYRHLEQMSVTDILTNINREDQTVPLAVQKAIPQIAQLITVIADKMLAGGRLFYMGAGTSGRLGIVDASECPPTFGVPHGLVVGIIAGGDNAIRKAVEFAEDDREQGWKDLQAYNINDKDVVIGIAASGTTPYVIGALQQCRQQGIVTGSICCNQNAPLSAAADYPVEVVVGPEFVTGSTRMKSGTAQKLVLNMISTAVMIQLGRVEDNKMVNMQLSNDKLVDRGVHMLMEQLNLSDYDQARTLLLEAGSVKKAVETYQQRQA
- a CDS encoding N-acetylglucosamine kinase, yielding MSGNVKLIADSGSTKTDWCLLTNGQPVRYQTQGISPYFQDATQIRAIIEQELFPQLPAGTTIGEVYYYGTGCMYPKNAELLQGVLTAVWPDIIIQVSHDLMAAARGLCGHEPGVACILGTGSNSCYYNGTDIVKNNPGLGFILGDEGSGAYLGKKLLQYYLYHSLDEELRIRFDAKYNTTKDEILENTYRKPMANRYLAGFSTFLSENRGHFMIENILEDGLNEFFFNHIYKYRESWTQPLHFTGSIAWHFGDIIRELCELYELQLGQILRSPLDGLISYHR
- a CDS encoding S41 family peptidase, with protein sequence MSNNRKLNYFQPLLFAVVLALGMYLGYKMPGSQTGGGVILFNRGNRGALQEVMDLLKAKYVDTLQVASLQQEAIEGLLSHLDPHSVYIPPSHLQEVNEDLEGNFEGIGVEFNITADTVNIVAVLAGGPSETAGVQTGDKIIKVGDSLVAGNHITNERIRKFLRGPKDSEVKVTMLRQQKMVPITIKRGLIPLYSVDASYMATPEIGYIKISKFSATTFKEFLDAMRKLEQQGMKKLVIDLRQNPGGFLDAATRIADELLDDNKLILYTQGKSYPRTDYKCNRPGMFEKGGLAILTDEGSASASEILAGAVQDWDRGVIIGRRTFGKGLVQEQYDLSNGGALRLTVARYYIPSGRSIQKPYNEGREAYDEDIVNRFNHGEFLNKDSIKPTDTVPYKTAKGRIVYGGGGITPDIFIPFDTSRFSRAVSEMYTRNIFGNFAYQHYSTHKAEFSQYKNAETFNKQYQTTPATYNEFLSFARKDSVPNTDKLSARDEVEIKGRIKAMLARQLWRSEGFYEIINAEDPVMKRALQELQKQR
- a CDS encoding fumarate reductase/succinate dehydrogenase flavoprotein subunit, with the protein product MLNAKIPAGPLDKKWEDYKGHCKLVNPANKRNLEVIIVGTGLAGASAAASLGELGYKVKAFCFQDSARRAHSIAAQGGINAAKNYQNDGDSVFRLFYDTVKGGDYRAREANVHRLAEVSANIIDQCVAQGVPFAREYGGLLSNRSFGGTQVQRTFYAAGQTGQQLLLGAYSALERQVALGNVKLYNRHEMLDVVTIDGKARGIIARDLVSGKLERHFGHAVLLCSGGYGNVFFLSTNAMGSNVTAAWKAHKKGAYFGNPCFTQIHPTCIPVSGEHQSKLTLMSESLRNDGRIWVPKKKDDNRKAADIPEDERDYYLERRYPAFGNLVPRDVASRAAKERCDAGYGVGSSKQAVYLDYASAIIRYGQIEAGKRQLSNASDDEIRKLGKEVVAEKYGNLFDMYAKITGENPYEVPMRIYPAVHYTMGGLWVDYELMTSVPGLYALGEANFSDHGANRLGASALMQGLADGYFVIPYTVGNYLADEIRTKAIPTDHPAFVEAEQKAKATIDQLMGIQGSRSVDYFHKKLGKIMWDKCGMARNEAGLKEAIEEIKALRAEFWKDVRIPGSADEFNPELEKAGRVADFLELGELMCLDALNRRESCGGHFREESQTEDGEALRHDDQFSYVAAWEYKGDSHYELHKEDLEFVECKPTQRSYK
- a CDS encoding succinate dehydrogenase/fumarate reductase iron-sulfur subunit: MEHYNMNLTLKVWRQKNKTDQGRFETYDVKDISSEMSFLEMFDVLNERLINEGKEPIAFDHDCREGICGMCSMHINGRAHGPWQGTTTCQLHMRAFKNGDTITVEPWRAAAFPVIKDLTVDRGAFDRIIEAGGYISVNTGNAVDANAIPIDKTKADAAFAAAACIGCGACVAACKNSSAMLFVSAKVSQLALLPQGLPERTSRALNMVAQMDKEAFGSCTNTGACEAECPKEISLTNIARLNREFIRAGFTSEK